Within Phycodurus eques isolate BA_2022a chromosome 18, UOR_Pequ_1.1, whole genome shotgun sequence, the genomic segment AATATAACTATTCATTCgcttgactttattctcacaatatagtttttttcttcaaagtgatgtttattttcttgtaatattgccgGATCGACAGTATTCTTCACAGAATTACGCCATCATTCATATTTCAGTTTCatattttgacttcatttaatattttggtattgttattatttcttTTCAGTGCAGCTGTAATACTTGTCAACAATCTAATTGATGGTTTGATTCATGGACTGAATGTTTGAGACGATGAACATTTTCATAAACGTGACATTTTCATAGCATGTCTGCAAAAAGTGTAACAAAACAGCACTGGTGCAACGCAGTAAATGTCTTGATGTTGTACTACAGGTGGCAGAGTCCAAGTGCCCGCGTCCTGAGGTGAGACTGTGCGCGCCAGTGAAGAATAGGAACACGAGTGGGTGCATTAAACAGAATAAACGTGATGATGCCACGGCGGTGCAGGGACCCAGGCTGCGGAGAGGGGCTCTCTCTTATGCCTCCACCAGGCGAATCCAGGTACTGCACGAAGACACACTCCCTTGCTTTGACGAGATCCCGTTATCTTCGTTTCTATTTCAGGTAAAGATGGAAGCTGAAATTCAAGAGGCAAAAGAACTGATTCGACCTTTGCTGGACACAGAAAAGGTAATATTTAAGaagtatttgtgaatttttcgAGTTAGGTAAAAAGTAGGAGTACAGTAATAGATGTACCCCTAAAAAGGTTTAGAATTCTCTCTCAATCATGCGTCACTTCAacataaagtggtgccttgagatacaaattgAATTTCTTCAGTGACCACCCACACACTCAAATGATCATCTTTcatcatttaaatgaatgaaaatgctattaatccgttccagcttcTCAACAAATTTTTTCTTGTGTTTTGAAGAAAATGGtactctttttcttttaaaaaacggGATTAAACAAAAATGATTCAACAGTTTGTGAATCAGTTTCTTTatataaagaacaaatatggttaattccaaaataatgatgaatGGTTTTCATCCACCTTTTTAgcggaaacatccaagggtccatGTTGATGCAgccattcaaaattaagaaacgTAATCAAATGTATGTACttgtattactttgagaaagtaaattaaatgatgacattattttatatttatttaccattacattttcaacagggtaaccaactacatttccaaagtaatctatGCGTTgttcaaggcaccattgtaattccttggcaccaagacagGGCTTTTGGCAGCATCTCTTGGCATTTCAGAAAGCACCAAAACAGTGAATTCTTCAGGAAATAAAGGAGTATAGATGGGAAACAAAATctacaaataggtgaatttgcaactAGTGAATAAGTGAGGGGACTTtgtacatttctttaaaaaaaattatgtttttcatacaatacaatgctatttttgggggggagggtcTGGAATGGATTAACGACATTTAaattccttccatccatccatccattctctatatCGCTTATCCTATTCAAGGTCACGAGGccctggaacctatcccagtttacttcaggcgaaaggcagactacaccctgaagtggtcgccagtcagtcgcagggtacatacagaggcagacaaccatttgcactcacattcacacctacgggcaatttagagtcttcaatcaacctaccacgcatgtttttgggatgtgggaggaaaccggagtgcctggaaaaaacccacccagacacggggagaacatgcaaactccacacaggtggggccgggatttgaacccaggtctccagaactgtgaggcagatgtgctaacaattTGTCCACCGCGCTGGCTgcatttcaattcaatggagAAAATTGATTTGACGTACAAGTAAATTGGGCAACAGTGCATTCAACTCTTAAGTCCAGATAATAGGTATTACTGTACTGAGGAGCTACTTGCAAGCAAGACACATCTAACTTGTTTTTGCCGTGTAGGAGTTGGAGAATTTTCTGAGCAGGCACGATGAAGCCAAGGCAATGAAGAGGGAGGTGATGCGCAAGGTTTTGCATGAGGAAGTGTGGGCCCCGCTCCAAAAGAAGCTCGACTACCACATGGCCATCTGCAACCCGGCCGAGATCAAGACACGCCAAAACTTGTATGAACGATTCCTCCAGCACGGAAACGCCAAGGTTGGTTGACGAACTTGACATTATACGGACGCAAGTCCCGAGATGAGCGTTGGGCTCACGTTGGCTGTCACTTTCAGGGCTACGTGTTTTTAGATACGTGTGACCTGAATGAATACAATCCGTATCTCCTCTATGGCAAAAAGCCACACAAGTGCAAGGTGAGTTGGATTTGTTTTGTCATGACACGGTTTTGATTTTTTGTGTGAAACAGTGAAGTATTGATGTATCaatatggatgtttttttccccccaggaaGGTATTCTTCCGAGGATGCTTTCCACCTAAAATTTGATGTGATGTACATAACAAACTTCTTtgagtatatttttttaaacttgaatgTTAAccgatttattttgttattcttGTTTCAATATTATGTGCTAtttttggtatatatatatttttataattttttgtttttattaa encodes:
- the fam228a gene encoding protein FAM228A isoform X1 → MLLSAPRMIRGELIASCASLKTNSFRHSKVVLSRKRHTDMWSNSNDGLITYHVPFDNRLLVSEVAESKCPRPEVRLCAPVKNRNTSGCIKQNKRDDATAVQGPRLRRGALSYASTRRIQVKMEAEIQEAKELIRPLLDTEKELENFLSRHDEAKAMKREVMRKVLHEEVWAPLQKKLDYHMAICNPAEIKTRQNLYERFLQHGNAKGYVFLDTCDLNEYNPYLLYGKKPHKCKLMAAELKEMELLYERSKMKKTRCEAGCLYKWISQSKVQDGDYVTPVITSFHVQSADKGHTNHTRSSLDVPYHVRETSTLDGTCHHGGCWFSR
- the fam228a gene encoding protein FAM228A isoform X2 — protein: MWSNSNDGLITYHVPFDNRLLVSEVAESKCPRPEVRLCAPVKNRNTSGCIKQNKRDDATAVQGPRLRRGALSYASTRRIQVKMEAEIQEAKELIRPLLDTEKELENFLSRHDEAKAMKREVMRKVLHEEVWAPLQKKLDYHMAICNPAEIKTRQNLYERFLQHGNAKGYVFLDTCDLNEYNPYLLYGKKPHKCKLMAAELKEMELLYERSKMKKTRCEAGCLYKWISQSKVQDGDYVTPVITSFHVQSADKGHTNHTRSSLDVPYHVRETSTLDGTCHHGGCWFSR